In Triticum dicoccoides isolate Atlit2015 ecotype Zavitan unplaced genomic scaffold, WEW_v2.0 scaffold225119, whole genome shotgun sequence, the genomic window CGAGGAACCTATCAAAAGCAGTCCATGTATTGAAGGGTAACCTTGGAGCCATCAGATCAATCCGGTTTACGTCGGATGGGCAGTTCCTGTCGATGGCGGAACCAGCGGACTTTGTCCATATCTTTGACGTGAAGAGCGACTACAACAGAAGGCAAGAGCTAGACTTCTTCGGCGAGATATCTGGGATGTCCTTCAGCCCCGACACAGACGCCCTCTTCGTCGGCGTGTGGGATAGAACATATGGTAGCCTCCTCCAGTTTGGGCGTCTGTATAACAACTGGTACCATGACTCGCTGCTTTGAGGAGAAAGCGGAGCGGATGTCGGGCCTGCATGTCTGTCCCCCCACAGCTGCACTGAATCTCGCAGCATAAGTTAGGTGTCTCCCTGAAATCGGAATTTCTCGAGTTGACCTGCATAATTCAAATTAATAAATGTTGTATCCTTGTATGTGTATAAACAAATGTACAGATGCCTATAGCCTGTGTGCCGGGGTAGAGCGCATCTCATCATATATGTTTAGGTTCCAGTTAGTTGTAAGACATATGGTGTGCCGGGGTCGAGTGACGCTGTGAACATTGTAGTCGATGATGGTGTGACTTGTACGATGAACGACATCCGCTTCACCTGCCCTATGTTCTGCCTGTTAATTGTATGTAGTTTGCTTGATGGTCAGAATCTGTGCTGTGGTACGTAGGGCGGAGGCTCCTGTCAGTTCGAGTGGAAGTCTGGTTTGGTGGTGCTTGTCATATGGAGCGGACGACATGGCTTTGTGTCTTGGACATGACTGGTCGATCTCGGCCTTTTGGTGTGTGTGGAATTTTCTTCTCAAGGGCAGCGATTTGCTTTGCATTGCGGTCGCCAGTGTCTTTTGATCTACATACTTTCTAGCCATGGCCTTTCTACAAGTTACTGGGTTTGCTCACAACACGTCAATGATGCATGTAGAAGGAAGAAGGCTTAAAACACCCTTTGTAGTGTcagaaaacgtcttacattttgaaACAGATGAAATATCTTATAATTTCTGTAAAGGCATTTTTAAATGGTTTCTAGTATACTTAATACGGACATGGTTTTAACCTTTTGAAAAAGAAAATGCTGTGTTTTTCTTTGCTTCGCTGCGATGGTGTAGTGGAAAGTAGCCCATGCGCCTAGCTCGGAGACTGGGAGTGGGAGGTGTGGTGTGACGCAGCGTTCTGTTTCCACAAGCCGATCGATCCATATATAACGCACCCAAG contains:
- the LOC119345317 gene encoding uncharacterized WD repeat-containing protein C2A9.03-like, with translation PYTLVLLVQHTSLSPDGKLVVIVGDDPNGLLIDANSGKTLHSMKGHHDFSFASAWSPDGRTFATGNQDKTCRIWDARNLSKAVHVLKGNLGAIRSIRFTSDGQFLSMAEPADFVHIFDVKSDYNRRQELDFFGEISGMSFSPDTDALFVGVWDRTYGSLLQFGRLYNNWYHDSLL